One region of Mangifera indica cultivar Alphonso chromosome 3, CATAS_Mindica_2.1, whole genome shotgun sequence genomic DNA includes:
- the LOC123210432 gene encoding NAC domain-containing protein 48-like, protein MFGCAASDMDILVGFRFHPTDKEIIHLLEEKRRDPSITVPAIFEINIHDFEPPELSRLSPIQSDKKWCSFFTAPNYMNPNRKRVCRATKTGYWKLTGEGYPIKDTHSKREIGYKRVLVFYERPGGCKEIKTNWVMHQFSATDSPLYKKDFVVCRVKKQGNKKRRTSTNVKGRQQKKLRVSTISQVQPSHNMTLDNENSSPELQLPVVGNTSPELPLPVVENTTTKFQLPDVENTYLELPVVGNTFPQFQSLNTELSSDCSVYNIAHDAAENTFQVDPPHLATINALYGYKGLVHSSFSAVNSPEQESPGSGVSTGDYNVQDVYTSEEHIDGTRHFKSSKSIPGFCGGVRNEADAKFPKWLQDMFEYDSITCGNYGAILNY, encoded by the exons ATGTTCGGTTGTGCTGCATCAGATATGGATATTCTTGTTGGTTTCAGATTTCATCCAACTGATAAAGAAATCATCCATCTTCTTGAGGAGAAGAGGCGTGACCCTAGTATAACAGTCCCTGCTATTTTCGAGATTAATATCCACGATTTCGAACCTCCTGAGTTATCTA GACTTTCTCCAATTCAGTCCGATAAAAAATGGTGCAGCTTTTTCACTGCACCTAATTATATGAACCCTAATCGCAAACGTGTGTGCAGAGCAACTAAGACAGGTTATTGGAAACTAACTGGTGAAGGTTATCCCATCAAGGACACACACTCCAAAAGGGAAATTGGTTACAAAAGAGTTTTGGTTTTCTATGAACGCCCCGGTGGTTGTAAGGAGATTAAAACTAACTGGGTAATGCATCAGTTCTCTGCTACAGACAGTCCTCTTTATAAG AAGGATTTTGTTGTGTGTCGTGTAAAAAAGCAAGGAAATAAGAAGCGTCGTACTTCAACCAATGTTAAAGGTCGACAACAAAAGAAGCTCCGAGTATCAACCATCAGTCAAGTTCAGCCAAGTCACAATATGACTTTAGATAATG AAAATTCGTCTCCAGAGTTGCAGTTACCTGTAGTTGGAAATACTTCTCCAGAGTTACCATTACCTGTCGTAGAAAATACTACTACAAAATTTCAGTTACCTGACGTAGAAAATACTTATCTAGAGTTACCTGTTGTAGGTAATACATTTCCACAATTTCAATCACTTAATACAGAACTATCAAGTGATTGTTCAGTCTACAATATTGCACACGATGCTGCAGAAAATACTTTTCAAGTGGATCCTCCACACCTAGCAACAATTAATGCACTATACGGATATAAGGGGCTTGTTCACTCCTCTTTCTCAGCAGTTAATTCACCAGAACAGGAATCCCCAGGTTCTGGTGTCTCTACTGGTGACTACAATGTCCAAGATGTATACACTAGTGAAGAACACATAGATGGTACTCGTCACtttaaatcatcaaaatcaattccAGGATTTTGTGGTGGGGTTAGAAATGAGGCAGATGCCAAATTTCCTAAATGGTTACAAGATATGTTTGAGTATGATAGTATCACATGTGGAAACTACGGTGCAATTTTGAATTATTGA
- the LOC123211314 gene encoding NAC domain-containing protein 69-like, with amino-acid sequence MGSLVGLMYHFFRVKIITLLAEKRVHPNFSVPGINEVDIYQFDPSDLPTLSETNSDDQVWYFFVEPYYKYAKSKRVHRATGGGYWKITGKGCDVKDKGQVIGSKKTLVFCRRGATSKETETDWVMHEFYVKDSPQYEKNFVVCYIEKKRTKKSSVSTPDDGQPSLGLSSDFVSHVTENPSSEVR; translated from the exons ATGGGTTCTCTTGTGGGATTGATGTACCACTTCTTTCGTGTCAAAATCATCACTCTTCTCGCGGAGAAGAGGGTGCATCCTAATTTCTCTGTTCCCGGGATTAACGAGGTTGATATCTACCAGTTTGATCCTTCTGACTTGCCTA CGCTTTCAGAAACCAACTCCGATGACCAGGTGTGGTACTTTTTCGTTGAACCGTATTATAAGTATGCCAAAAGTAAACGTGTCCACCGGGCAACAGGTGGTGGATACTGGAAAATAACCGGTAAAGGCTGTGACGTGAAGGATAAAGGGCAAGTGATCGGAAGCAAAAAGACATTAGTTTTCTGCAGACGTGGAGCAACTTCTAAGGAGACTGAGACTGATTGGGTTATGCATGAGTTCTATGTCAAGGACAGCCCTCAATACGAG AAGAATTTTGTTGTCTgttacatagaaaaaaaaagaacaaagaagTCTAGTGTTTCAACACCTGATGATGGTCAACCCAGTCTCGGTCTGTCTTCAGATTTTGTGAGTCATGTTACAGAAAATCCTTCTTCAGAGGTGAGATAG